In Elusimicrobiota bacterium, a genomic segment contains:
- a CDS encoding SDR family oxidoreductase — MKLKNKVAIITGGAGGIGRILVSTFINEGAVVVVTDINSAQLNKIPVKTDRLIKIKADISKVKDVKLLLNKTISSFGTVDILVNAAAVQTPVGILTEVDSNDWIKTVNINLVGTMLCCKHVLPVMLSKKKGKIINFAGGGATFPRKYFSAYAVSKTAIVRFTEIIAEEVKGRGVDINAISPGSVYTGMIEDIIRAGKKAGASDLKTAVKVKNGGGVSPELAANLCVYLASDESDGITGKLISAVWDNWKGFSKNMSKIKNSSLYTLRRVDGIKIKESGLR, encoded by the coding sequence ATGAAATTAAAAAATAAGGTAGCTATAATTACCGGCGGTGCAGGGGGTATTGGTAGAATACTCGTCAGTACTTTTATCAACGAAGGCGCGGTTGTTGTTGTTACAGATATTAACAGTGCGCAACTGAATAAAATCCCGGTGAAAACCGATAGGTTGATAAAGATTAAAGCCGATATCTCAAAAGTTAAGGATGTAAAGTTACTGTTAAACAAAACTATCAGTAGTTTTGGTACGGTGGATATACTTGTGAACGCTGCTGCAGTCCAAACTCCAGTTGGCATACTTACGGAAGTGGATAGTAATGACTGGATAAAGACTGTTAATATTAATTTAGTCGGGACAATGTTATGCTGTAAACACGTACTACCGGTTATGCTCTCAAAGAAAAAAGGTAAAATAATAAACTTCGCAGGTGGCGGTGCAACATTCCCGAGGAAATATTTTTCTGCCTATGCCGTATCAAAAACTGCAATTGTGAGGTTCACGGAGATAATCGCGGAAGAAGTTAAAGGACGGGGTGTTGATATCAACGCAATATCACCGGGTTCGGTTTATACCGGGATGATCGAAGACATAATCCGTGCCGGTAAAAAAGCAGGGGCCAGTGATTTAAAGACAGCGGTAAAAGTAAAAAACGGCGGCGGGGTATCACCGGAATTAGCGGCGAATCTGTGCGTGTACTTAGCTTCGGATGAATCTGATGGAATTACAGGAAAACTTATAAGCGCAGTATGGGATAACTGGAAAGGTTTTTCAAAGAATATGTCCAAGATAAAAAACTCGTCATTGTACACGCTAAGACGGGTTGATGGTATCAAAATCAAAGAAAGTGGACTGAGATAA
- a CDS encoding glycosyltransferase: MEKIKALLLGDSLEDAVNDYAVGVLGTLRRNIEILTLDYKKLYCSHGLYGMQEYIKTFIEKNNINTIFYWPGPANFDFNVHFFEKLRRNCFVVMWIGGDTEHYFEGRDQYYAQAMDYVINDELIAPYKFNQIGIASAYFPNACDREHYHKIEGLKLDTDVSFIGLLSDKIGRREYVKYLEENSVNIKTYGVDSVNGTISREEKVALFNRTKINLNFTGTAEVTRLTRNNRINRRKKQVKGRVIEITLSGGFVLSEYVPSLEHLFVIGKEIDVFYDKEELLEKVRYYLNNEEQRVSIAQCGYDRSVKDYDIQLAVPRLLAKLEEYRANKKYRPSEIYLDPEFIRNYSTYRIHWILKFLKASNLNLVFEELKIVMKYMKIDWYQVRVFFIEEILDNFPKLKSVLKRIVEGKQKV; the protein is encoded by the coding sequence ATGGAAAAAATTAAAGCATTACTTCTCGGTGATTCTCTGGAAGATGCGGTTAATGATTACGCTGTGGGTGTACTGGGAACCCTCCGCAGAAATATTGAGATCCTGACATTAGATTATAAAAAACTATACTGCAGCCATGGCTTGTATGGTATGCAAGAGTATATAAAAACATTTATTGAAAAAAACAATATTAATACTATATTCTACTGGCCAGGCCCCGCGAATTTTGATTTTAACGTACATTTTTTTGAAAAATTACGGAGAAACTGTTTTGTAGTGATGTGGATTGGCGGGGATACAGAACATTACTTTGAAGGAAGAGACCAGTATTACGCGCAGGCAATGGATTATGTCATTAATGACGAATTAATAGCGCCGTATAAGTTTAATCAGATAGGGATAGCTTCTGCGTATTTCCCAAACGCATGTGACCGGGAACATTATCATAAAATTGAAGGGTTGAAGTTAGATACCGATGTGTCATTCATAGGGCTACTCAGCGATAAAATCGGGCGGAGAGAGTATGTTAAGTATCTTGAAGAAAACAGTGTCAATATCAAAACATACGGCGTGGATTCTGTTAACGGTACAATCTCACGTGAAGAAAAAGTGGCGTTGTTTAACAGGACAAAAATTAATCTTAATTTTACCGGAACTGCAGAAGTTACGCGTTTAACAAGAAATAACAGAATCAACAGGAGAAAAAAGCAAGTTAAGGGAAGAGTGATTGAGATAACGCTTTCCGGTGGATTTGTATTATCCGAATATGTACCCAGCCTTGAGCATTTATTTGTTATTGGCAAAGAAATTGATGTTTTTTATGATAAAGAAGAATTACTGGAGAAAGTCAGGTACTACCTTAATAATGAAGAACAACGGGTAAGTATTGCGCAATGCGGGTATGATCGTTCGGTTAAGGATTATGATATACAACTTGCAGTACCAAGATTATTGGCTAAATTAGAGGAATATCGCGCTAATAAGAAGTACAGGCCATCCGAGATATATCTTGACCCGGAATTCATAAGGAATTATTCAACATATAGGATACACTGGATACTAAAGTTTCTTAAAGCATCGAACTTGAACCTGGTTTTTGAAGAACTAAAAATTGTAATGAAATATATGAAGATAGACTGGTATCAGGTACGCGTATTTTTTATTGAAGAGATACTAGACAATTTTCCAAAACTGAAATCTGTACTAAAACGTATAGTTGAAGGAAAACAGAAAGTTTAA